A genome region from Longimicrobium sp. includes the following:
- a CDS encoding cytochrome c produces the protein MRKQWTWMAAALVLAAVSGCDREARRAGGGDAAKGGPPDVAPGDSGPPPGQLPQGVTAAQGGQGRALYRSACVMCHGEAGQGTQLGPSLVDDQWSQGTGAYEEIIRVVT, from the coding sequence ATGCGGAAGCAGTGGACATGGATGGCGGCGGCGCTGGTGCTGGCCGCCGTTTCGGGATGCGACAGGGAGGCGAGGCGCGCGGGTGGCGGAGACGCGGCCAAGGGCGGGCCGCCGGACGTGGCGCCGGGTGATTCCGGCCCTCCGCCCGGGCAGCTGCCGCAGGGCGTCACCGCGGCGCAGGGCGGCCAGGGGCGCGCGCTGTACCGCTCCGCCTGCGTGATGTGCCACGGCGAGGCGGGGCAGGGAACGCAGCTGGGGCCCTCGCTGGTGGACGACCAGTGGAGCCAGGGCACCGGCGCGTACGAGGAGATCATCCGCGTGGTGACC